The Cyprinus carpio isolate SPL01 chromosome A5, ASM1834038v1, whole genome shotgun sequence genome has a segment encoding these proteins:
- the LOC109090226 gene encoding oxysterol-binding protein 2-like isoform X2 has product MRVSSLALSLSRTLSFFRLAPAGFLTEKQRGEGGGGLSPVYDSADEEPTSQSDHSEIQGTLKTLASKLDDLSTCNDLIAKHGAALQRSLSELETLRVPLEGGEKIKAVNERATLFRITSNAMINACRDFLDLAESHSRRWQRILQHEREQRTHLEETIEQLAKQHNSLERAWREAPAHAVNTPNTPTTDTGVSERPRKEEASDEDEDTEYFDAMEDSPAFITVTATDPSQHRRSQSNLSGASGGQPSDWNQEDNCSVSSNDFSGKELQPHRKRRTQIPEKPNYSLNLWSIMKNCIGKELSKIPMPVNFNEPLSMLQRLTEDLEYHELLDKAARCENSLEQMCLVAAFSVSSYSTTVHRTAKPFNPLLGETYELDRLEEFGYRSLCEQVSHHPPAAAHHVMSQRGWTLWQEITIASKFRGKYLSIMPLGAIHLQFHASGNHYVWRKVTSTVHNIIVGKLWIDQSGDIDIVNHRTKETCQLKFSPYSYFSREVPRKVAGVVKDSDGQAHYILSGTWDDKMESAKIVQSSRGSSSSEGKQKTVYQTLTPKLLWKKYPLPENAENMYYFSSLALTLNEEEEGVCWTDSRLRPDQRLMEAGRWDEANIEKQRLEEKQRATRRRREAEASKAVDEGQGFEGYRPLWFHQRTDEMTGETIYVYKGGYWEAKERQEWSMCPDIF; this is encoded by the exons atgaCTCTGCGGACGAGGAGCCCACCTCTCAGTCAGACCACAGTGAGATCCAGGGCACTCTCAAGACTCTGGCCAGTAAGTTGGATGACTTGAGCACATGCAATGACCTGATAGCCAAGCACGGAGCGGCGCTGCAGCGGTCTCTGAGTGAGCTCGAGACCTTACGTGTGCCTCTGGAGGGAGGAGAGAAAATCAAGGCTGTCAATGAGAGAGCCACCCTCTTTCGCATCACCTCCAATGCTATGATCAAT GCATGCCGAGATTTCTTGGACCTGGCAGAGAGCCACAGCCGCAGGTGGCAGCGAATACTTCAGCATGAGCGAGAGCAGCGCACCCACCTAGAAGAGACCATTGAGCAGCTAGCCAAGCAGCACAACAGCCTGGAACGAGCCTGGAGAGAGGCCCCTGCGCACGCTGTCAACACGCCCAATACGCCCACCACTGACACGG GAGTGAGTGAAAGGCCCAGGAAAGAGGAAGCGAGTGATGAAGATGAGGATACAGAGTATTTTGATGCCATGGAAGACTCACCTGCATTTATAACAGTGACTGCCACGGACCCCTCTCAGCACAG GCGTTCTCAGAGTAATCTCAGTGGTGCTAGCGGAGGACAGCCCAGTGACTGGAACCAGGAAGACAAT TGTTCTGTGAGCAGTAATGATTTTTCAGGGAAAGAGCTGCAGCCTCACAGGAAGAGGCGGACCCAGATCCCGGAGAAGCCCAACTATTCGCTCAATCTGTGGAGCATCATGAAGAATTGCATTGGCAAAGAGCTCTCTAAGATCCCAATGCCT GTGAACTTCAACGAGCCCCTGTCCATGCTGCAGCGCTTGACGGAGGATTTGGAGTACCACGAGCTGCTGGATAAGGCGGCGCGTTGTGAGAACTCTCTGGAGCAGATGTGTCTGGTCGCAGCCTTCTCCGTCTCCTCATACTCCACCACAGTGCACCGGACAGCCAAGCCTTTCAACCCTCTCCTGGGAGAGACCTATGAACTTGACCGCCTGGAAGAATTCGGCTACCGTTCCCTCTGTGAACAG GTCAGTCATCATCCACCGGCAGCTGCTCATCATGTGATGTCACAGCGAGGCTGGACCCTGTGGCAGGAAATTACCATCGCTAGCAAGTTCCGTGGCAAATACCTCTCCATCATGCCTCTGG GTGCGATACACCTACAGTTTCATGCAAGTGGAAACCACTATGTGTGGCGAAAAGTCACCTCTACCGTGCACAACATCATTGTGGGCAAACTGTGGATTGATCAG TCAGGAGATATTGATATAGTCAACCACAGGACTAAAGAGACCTGTCAGCTCAAGTTCTCTCCGTACAGCTATTTTTCAAGGGAAGTCCCACGAAAG GTCGCAGGGGTGGTGAAGGACAGTGATGGCCAGGCCCACTACATCCTTTCAGGTACATGGGACGACAAAATGGAGAGCGCCAAGATTGTGCAGAGTAGCAGAGGAAGCAGCAGCTCTGAGGGCAAACAGAAGACTGTCTATCAGACGCTCACACCCAAACTGCTGTGGAAGAAATACCCTCTACC AGAGAATGCTGAGAACATGTACTATTTCTCCTCTCTGGCTTTGACGCTGaatgaggaagaggaaggtgTGTGTTGGACGGACAGCAGGCTGAGGCCAGACCAGCGGCTGATGGAAGCAGGACGCTGGGACGAGGCCAACATAGAGAAACAAAGGCTGGAGGAAAAACAGAGAGCCACAAGGAGGAGGAGAGAAGCTGAGGCCTCCAAGGCCGTAGATGAAG GACAGGGCTTTGAGGGTTACAGGCCGCTGTGGTTCCACCAGAGGACAGATGAAATGACGGGAGAGACCATCTACGTTTATAAGGGGGGTTATTGGGAGGCCAAAGAAAGACAAGAATGGAGTATGTGTCCCGATATCTtctga
- the LOC109090226 gene encoding oxysterol-binding protein 2-like isoform X1, with amino-acid sequence MKSGACWEPGTVRSFCRSGCLKRFGHGQCAPAGGRDDTSSSLSHAPAPLALVRAPTRSSSFCHLLNLTCLRDDSADEEPTSQSDHSEIQGTLKTLASKLDDLSTCNDLIAKHGAALQRSLSELETLRVPLEGGEKIKAVNERATLFRITSNAMINACRDFLDLAESHSRRWQRILQHEREQRTHLEETIEQLAKQHNSLERAWREAPAHAVNTPNTPTTDTGVSERPRKEEASDEDEDTEYFDAMEDSPAFITVTATDPSQHRRSQSNLSGASGGQPSDWNQEDNCSVSSNDFSGKELQPHRKRRTQIPEKPNYSLNLWSIMKNCIGKELSKIPMPVNFNEPLSMLQRLTEDLEYHELLDKAARCENSLEQMCLVAAFSVSSYSTTVHRTAKPFNPLLGETYELDRLEEFGYRSLCEQVSHHPPAAAHHVMSQRGWTLWQEITIASKFRGKYLSIMPLGAIHLQFHASGNHYVWRKVTSTVHNIIVGKLWIDQSGDIDIVNHRTKETCQLKFSPYSYFSREVPRKVAGVVKDSDGQAHYILSGTWDDKMESAKIVQSSRGSSSSEGKQKTVYQTLTPKLLWKKYPLPENAENMYYFSSLALTLNEEEEGVCWTDSRLRPDQRLMEAGRWDEANIEKQRLEEKQRATRRRREAEASKAVDEGQGFEGYRPLWFHQRTDEMTGETIYVYKGGYWEAKERQEWSMCPDIF; translated from the exons ATGAAGAGTGGAGCATGCTGGGAGCCGGGAACGGTGCGCTCCTTCTGCAGATCAGGCTGCCTGAAACGCTTCGGCCATGGTCAGTGCGCTCCCGCTGGAGGAAGAGATGACACTTCCTCATCTTTATCTCATGCTCCTGCTCCTCTCGCTCTCGTACGGGCCCCGACTCGCTCCTCTTCGTTCTGTCATCTCCTGAACCTCACCTGCCTCAGAG atgaCTCTGCGGACGAGGAGCCCACCTCTCAGTCAGACCACAGTGAGATCCAGGGCACTCTCAAGACTCTGGCCAGTAAGTTGGATGACTTGAGCACATGCAATGACCTGATAGCCAAGCACGGAGCGGCGCTGCAGCGGTCTCTGAGTGAGCTCGAGACCTTACGTGTGCCTCTGGAGGGAGGAGAGAAAATCAAGGCTGTCAATGAGAGAGCCACCCTCTTTCGCATCACCTCCAATGCTATGATCAAT GCATGCCGAGATTTCTTGGACCTGGCAGAGAGCCACAGCCGCAGGTGGCAGCGAATACTTCAGCATGAGCGAGAGCAGCGCACCCACCTAGAAGAGACCATTGAGCAGCTAGCCAAGCAGCACAACAGCCTGGAACGAGCCTGGAGAGAGGCCCCTGCGCACGCTGTCAACACGCCCAATACGCCCACCACTGACACGG GAGTGAGTGAAAGGCCCAGGAAAGAGGAAGCGAGTGATGAAGATGAGGATACAGAGTATTTTGATGCCATGGAAGACTCACCTGCATTTATAACAGTGACTGCCACGGACCCCTCTCAGCACAG GCGTTCTCAGAGTAATCTCAGTGGTGCTAGCGGAGGACAGCCCAGTGACTGGAACCAGGAAGACAAT TGTTCTGTGAGCAGTAATGATTTTTCAGGGAAAGAGCTGCAGCCTCACAGGAAGAGGCGGACCCAGATCCCGGAGAAGCCCAACTATTCGCTCAATCTGTGGAGCATCATGAAGAATTGCATTGGCAAAGAGCTCTCTAAGATCCCAATGCCT GTGAACTTCAACGAGCCCCTGTCCATGCTGCAGCGCTTGACGGAGGATTTGGAGTACCACGAGCTGCTGGATAAGGCGGCGCGTTGTGAGAACTCTCTGGAGCAGATGTGTCTGGTCGCAGCCTTCTCCGTCTCCTCATACTCCACCACAGTGCACCGGACAGCCAAGCCTTTCAACCCTCTCCTGGGAGAGACCTATGAACTTGACCGCCTGGAAGAATTCGGCTACCGTTCCCTCTGTGAACAG GTCAGTCATCATCCACCGGCAGCTGCTCATCATGTGATGTCACAGCGAGGCTGGACCCTGTGGCAGGAAATTACCATCGCTAGCAAGTTCCGTGGCAAATACCTCTCCATCATGCCTCTGG GTGCGATACACCTACAGTTTCATGCAAGTGGAAACCACTATGTGTGGCGAAAAGTCACCTCTACCGTGCACAACATCATTGTGGGCAAACTGTGGATTGATCAG TCAGGAGATATTGATATAGTCAACCACAGGACTAAAGAGACCTGTCAGCTCAAGTTCTCTCCGTACAGCTATTTTTCAAGGGAAGTCCCACGAAAG GTCGCAGGGGTGGTGAAGGACAGTGATGGCCAGGCCCACTACATCCTTTCAGGTACATGGGACGACAAAATGGAGAGCGCCAAGATTGTGCAGAGTAGCAGAGGAAGCAGCAGCTCTGAGGGCAAACAGAAGACTGTCTATCAGACGCTCACACCCAAACTGCTGTGGAAGAAATACCCTCTACC AGAGAATGCTGAGAACATGTACTATTTCTCCTCTCTGGCTTTGACGCTGaatgaggaagaggaaggtgTGTGTTGGACGGACAGCAGGCTGAGGCCAGACCAGCGGCTGATGGAAGCAGGACGCTGGGACGAGGCCAACATAGAGAAACAAAGGCTGGAGGAAAAACAGAGAGCCACAAGGAGGAGGAGAGAAGCTGAGGCCTCCAAGGCCGTAGATGAAG GACAGGGCTTTGAGGGTTACAGGCCGCTGTGGTTCCACCAGAGGACAGATGAAATGACGGGAGAGACCATCTACGTTTATAAGGGGGGTTATTGGGAGGCCAAAGAAAGACAAGAATGGAGTATGTGTCCCGATATCTtctga